A stretch of DNA from Paenibacillus albus:
GATGCTGCTCGTGAACGCGACGCCGATCAGAACAGGCACGATGATGATGAACGTATTCCTGAAATCCCGGCCAAAATGGACACGGTCCATCACGTCGGTATAGTTGCTGACTCTGAAGGCGGAGGGAACCCATTTTGGCGGAAACTGCATCGTCTCGACGAGATTCATGAGGGAGGTCCGCAGAATCCAGTACATGGGCAGCAGCACCATCAATGTAAGTAGGATGAGCATCAAGTACGTGAACAGGCGGCCGCCGTAGCGCGTAGCCATCAGTCTCTCCCTCCTTCATAGTGAACCCAGAATCGCGATACTCGGAACAGCAGCAGCGTCAGCACGGAGACGATGACGAACAGCACCATGGCGAGCGCGCAGGCATAGCCCATGTTCATATGCTTGAACGCTTCGCGGTAGATGAGGAATGCATAGAACAGGGCAGAATCGTTCGGGCCGCCGCCCTGCGTGCCGAGCGTATACGTCTGCGTGAAGGTGGTGACGGAGTTCACGAAGGCGAGAATGATGTTATAGAAAATGACCGGCGACATGAGCGGAATCGTAACCGAACGCAGCTTGCTCCACCAGCCGCCGCCGTCAATCTCGACCGCCTCAAGCAAGTGACGGGGCACATCCTGCAAGCCTGCAAGGAAGATGACGATGATATTGCCCGAAGCCCATACCGACATAATGATGATGGACGGGATGACCGTGCCCGGGCTGCTCACCCACATTTGCTTCGGAATGCCGAACCATCCGAGAATATGATTGATGACGCCGAAATCGATGTCATAGAGCCAATACCAGATTAAGCTGGTGGCCAGAATCGGGATGACGGAGGGCAGGTAGAACACGGAGCGGAAGAAGGCACGACCACGAATGTTCTGGTTCAGCAGCAGCGCGACGATGAAGCAGAAGACGATGCAAGCGAGCACGTTGCCGAAGGAGTAGTACGCGGTTACCCGCAGCGATTTGGTGAAGAACAGATCCTCGGTGAAGATTTTGTGGTAGTTGCCGAATCCGATCCACTGCTCCGCGTGAAAAATATCCCATTTGGTGAAGCTTAGATACAAACAGTACAAGAGCGGCGCCACCGTAAACAGCAGAACACCCAAGATGGCAGGCGTAATGCTCAAGTAGGCAAAAGTAATCCGCTGCCGCGTATGGTTCCGATAGCTTGTCGTCTTCCCCCGCATCGTCAATGCCTTCGTCCTCCCTTAGGCAGCCGAAGTGCAAGGAGGCTGCTGTTCAAACTAAGCAGCAGCCCCTTCGCCTGCCAGCCGTCCAACTACTCAATCGCTTTGCCGCTGTCGAAGATCGCTTGAATCTTCGGCATCATTTCGTCAATCGCTTGCTGCGCGGTCTTCGTGCCGAGCCAGACCGGATCAAGACCCGGATTGAGCACTTCGCCGATACGGCTGTAGGTCGGGAGGAAGAACCAAGGTGTCGGGTAGGTGGCCTTCAGCGCATAATCAATAACAGCTGTCCGGTACTCTGGCGGATGGACTGGGCTTGCCGTCCATTTCTTAATAAGCGCATCGTCTGTATACCAGTTCGCTTCCGTCGGCATCCAGACGCCGCTGTCGAAGTTCGCTTGGCTGTTGTTCGGATCCATAATGTATTTGTACAGCTCGATCACTTCATCCTTATGCTTGGTCGTGTTGAAGATGACAACCGGCGTGCCGGTGTTCGTCGTTGCCGGCTTCTTGAAGATCGGCAGGACGCCGATGCCGTTCTTCAATCCTTGGCTCAGCTGCGGGTTGATGTTAACGAGCTCCCACTGCCCGGACGTGACCATCGCTACTTTCTTCGTCAGGAGACGCTGGCCGACATCGCCAAGGTTGGCAGCCTGTGCAGGCAGCGGCGCAACATGCTCCTTCAAGGCGAGATCAGCGACCTTCTGGATCGCTTCAATTGTCTCCGGCTTATCGAGCAGCAGCTCCTTGCCGTCCTGCGTTACTTCACCACCTCCATTGCTGATTGCAAACGGAGTCCAGAAGAAGTCGGCAGAAGTCGAGACTTGAATGCCATACTGTACGATATTGTCCTTGTCGAAACCTGTTTCGTCCGGGTGCTTGCCATTCTTGTCGAGCGTCAGCTTGCGAGCGACTTCAAGCATTTGATCCCAAGTCCATGCTTTCTCGGTCTCGGCAGGCGGGTATTCCAGGTGAACGTCGTCGAACAGCTGCTTGTTGTAGTGGAGGAGGATGATTTCATTCGCAATGCTGTAGCCAAGAAGCTTGCCGTCCGGGGATACGAATTTATTGCTTTCAATCTTCGGTGTTACCGATCCGTTCTCGTAGAAAGGAGTGAGGTCGAGCAGCTTGCCGGATTCATTCCACTTGAGGGCGTCGGCTTCGAGCAGGTTGCCAATGTCGGGGAGTGTGTCTGAAGCTGCCATGGCGGTCAGCTTCGCGCCGTAGTCGTTGTAGGGGATGTTCTGGTAGTCGATCTTAATGTTCGGATGCAGCTCTTCGAACTTGTCGAGCACTTTCCGATACGACTTCGCTTCCTCGCTGTTCGCCCAGTCCGTGTACGTGAGCGTGACCTTTTCCTTCGAGGTGTCTGCTTTGCTGGATGTATTCGCCGAAGTGTCAGCATCGTCCTTCGCTGCTGCGTTCTGATTCGCCGCTTTGTTCGCGTTTGCGTTTGAGTTTGAGCTCGAATTCGAATTCGAGTTTGAGCTGCAGCCGACAAGCAGTGCAGCGGTGAGGAAGATGAGTGAAGCTGGTTTTCCATACCTGCTAACAGACCCCATGCTAACGCCTCCAATTTCGCAAATAAATATATACTTAAACCCTGCGCAGGTTAAAGTCGAAATTTAAACGTTTAACTTTTTGGTGAAAAGAAAAGGGGATGCGCTTACATCACCCTTGCTGGCGGTGCTACGGAATCGCGTTCGATGAGCTTGCAGGCAGGCAGATGATTCGCCGGGTCAGGCGTTTCGCCGCGGATAATGCACATGAGCGAATCCATCGCTTGGAAGCCCATTTCATGCAGCGGAAGATCCATCGTCGTAATTTGCGGGATTAAGTAGCTGCTGAATTCGCGGTTGTCGAAGCCGACTACGGAGAGGTCGTGCGGAATTGTTACTCCGGCTTCAGATGCGGCGCGCAGTACGCCGACGGCCATGACATCGTTCATCGCGACAATTGCAGTCGGGCGCTCATCTAGTGCGAGAAGCTCCTGGGTCAAACGGTAACCGGACTCGGCTTCCCAGTCTCCAAGCTTAATAAGCTGCGGATCGAATGGCAGCTGAAACTCTGTAATTGCTTTGTAGTAACCGTTGAACCGAAGTCTGGAAGGAAGTGAATTCATGATGCCGCTTATGATGGCGATGCGCGTATGCCCTTGTGATGCAAGGTGGGACATCGCTTCGAAGGAAGCTTGCTCGTCGTTGTACTGGATGGAAGGGTCGTTCTGCGTATAGCAGTAGGTGTATATGATCGGCTTGCCTGCAGTATCGATCAGGCCAGTCAGATCACGGGGATGCGCGCCAATATAGATAATGCCTTCAACTTGCTTGCTTAGCAGCTCGTTTACGGCGTTCTCCGCGTACTTGCGATAGTCGTCCAGCTGATCAAAGTTATGGCCGATTCGTTTGTGCAGCCGCAGATTGGTCAGCAGAATATGCATGTCGTGACGGTCCGCGAAGTCGTTAATACCGTCGATAATTTCCGGTACGTTGAAGACGGTAACGTCCTCGGCAATAACGCCAATCGTGTTCGTACGCCTGCTCTTAAGACTCTTGGCGATATCGTTGGGCTTATAGTTTAGCTCTTCGATAACCCGGAGCACACGTTCCCGCGTCTTATGCTTGACGTTGCGCGTACCGTTAAGCACGTAAGATACAGTAGCTGTGGACACGTCGGCTTTCGCGGCAATTTCCTTGATTCCGATTCTGGTCATGGGTACGAACCTCCGATCCACCGTTTCAAGCTATTATCTAAACGTTTAGATTTCTTAATTTGGTTATATCATGGGCGATCCATTTTTTGCAAGCGCTTTTTTAAGAGGCTAGGGCAAATGCCCGAAGGGCTCTGGAAATAAGTTGCTATAGGAAGAAAAGTGCTTGTTTTGTAGAATTATAGTAGATCTTGGCGCAGATAGGGAGAATAAAATGAACGAAGAAATGCTTTTTAAAGGCGTATATACACTATCACTAAAGGAGTATAGAGCGTTTACGTTGTACCACCAAAGAAATCAGCTTCGGTTCTACCCCGTGTTTATCTTTCTCGTTTTTTCTGTAACGGTATTGTTTAGCGGCGGACATATTTCGGATTGGGCTTATTTTGTGCCCATTGGAGTCGGGGTTGCGGTAGCAGTAAGCTTACTCTCATACCTATCGGTAATCTTTAGGACGCACCGCGTTTATAAATCAAATAAAATCATTCAAAAAGATCAAACCATTGAGTTATCTGAACGAGGATTGCATCTAACATCAGTCAACAGCACTTCATGGATCGAGTGGACTGACGTCTATAAAGCAGTTGAATCCAAGTCTCAATACTTGATTTACATCTCGAAAAATCAGGCCGTAGTCGTTCCCAAAGAGAAGGTGGACCATATCAAACTAAGCGCAGTCCTCCAAACCTTCATGGACGCCAAAAAATTGCGAATATCCTAATCTTCCATACGGTCGCCAATCTAACGTTTTGCTTATATTCTCCTCATAATTATCTGAAACTTGCCTGCTATGATGAGTGCAAAGAGAGTTACTAGAGGAGTGGATTAGAATGACAGAGCTTACGAAAGAAGTGCAGTCGCTTGTTAATCAGCTTCATCTATCCGATCAAGAAATTGCAGAGAAGTTCCAGTTCACGCAGCATGGCAAGAAGCTTACGCTCGATGAATCCGTCCGGTTTATCTCGTTCCTGAAGCAGGAGCTTCTGACAACGACTGAAGCCTAAACGTCAGCATAATCGTTCATCTATACGAAGGCTTTCTTCAAGTAGAATGGTCTACTTGGGGGAGGTCTTTTTTTTATGTATAAAGCCGATATATCATTTCCAATTGGAAAACGCGATATATCATGATATATTGGTATATAAGAATTATTAACGAAGCTGCCCTGGCGGCGCGCCATTGTCAGTTTATGGAGGTCACCACTTATGTCAGGCGAGTCCGGATCCAAACCGATGTATGAGAGAATATTCGAAGAGCTGCGCGATCAAATTATAGAGCGAAAGTACGGAGTCGGCGACCGAGTCCCATCCGAGAAGGAGCTTGGCGACGAGCACGGCGTCAGCCGCATTACGAGCAAGAAAGCGCTGGAAATGCTGGCGACAGAGGGCTATATCATCCGCCAGGCGGGGCGTGGGTCATTCGTGGCAGAGCCGCAGCAGAAACCGCATGCCAAAGCAGCGAGCGGCACGGGGCAGCAGGGACAGTCGCGACATCCGGGAGGCAAGCTGCTGATTGGGCTTGTCATTACCGATTTCGCGGACAGCTACGGCACCGCGCTGATTTACGGTATGGAAGAAGCGTCCCGCGCAAACGACAGCTATCTCGTGCTGCGCCGCTCCTTCGGCAGCCCGGAGTATGAGGAGCAAGCGATTCAAGGGCTGCTGGAGCTGGGAGTTGACGGGCTTATTATATTTCCGGCGCAAGGCGAGTACTTCAATGCGGAGATCTTGAAGCTTGCCATTACGAAATTCCCGTTCGTGCTTATTGACCGCCATCTGAAAGGGATATCTGCAGGCTCTATTAGTACGGACAACGTGAAAGCGGCAATCGAGGGCACGAACTATCTCTTCGGTCTTGGGCATAAGTCGATTGCGTTCTTAACGCCTCCGCCGATGGATACTACGGCCATCGAAGAGCGAATTGAAGGCTTTATTCAAGCGCATGCAGAGGGCGGCATTATAGTCGACCGCGAGCTGTGGATGGAAGATATTACATCTTCACTCCCGCAAGGCAATGCTGAGGATAATCGGGTGCGCGACGTCGAGAAGATTGCCAGCCACCTCCGGGAGCATCCGCAGATTACAGCGATTTTTGCGACGGAGTACAACATTGCGCAGCTAGCGCAGCGCGCGGCGAATGAGCTGGGGCTGAAAGTGCCAGAGGATTTGTCGATCATTTGCTTTGACAGTCCGGAGATTAACGGCGCATTCCCGCTTACCCATATGAAGCAGAACCAGCTCGAGATGGGGCGGGTTGCCTTCGAGAACGTCCTGAAGCTGCGGGCCGGCGAGACGCTCCCGAACAAGACGCTGCTGGATGCGACGCTGATGCTTGGCAAGTCAACTGGACCTATGAGGCTGCGGGAGCCTAAATAATGAACTGCAAAAAAAGACGCAGGACCAGACAAAAGCCCTTTGGCGCAAACGCGCCAGAGGGCTTTTTCTATTAATATACCAATTACTTATAATTGGTATGAAACTAAACTTAATTGTTATGTATAAAGCATATTGACATACTAAGTGTATGCTCATAAAATCAGTGTAAGCGCTTCATAATATTTGTCGACTATTCCTCGATTTTCACATTCATCCTCTTCTTCTGGCGCCCAATGGGTCACGCTGTTCATCCTGATCTCACTTCTGCTTGCAATGCTTGTTTAACTTTCAATGAATCTGCGTTCAGCTGCGTTCAAAGTTAACTTTAGCGAAGGAGGTGGTCGAATCGGTCACGCGCTTAAGGCGCGCCAGGATCACATCAGTGCTTGTCGGATTCACAAACCACAAGGAAGAGGAGTGTATGCGGGTGAAATCGGTATGGAGGTTTGGCAAGAAAGCTGCAGCTGTCCTATTGGCGGCGGCTCTGTTAATTCCAGCGATTGGTGGTGGC
This window harbors:
- a CDS encoding carbohydrate ABC transporter permease is translated as MRGKTTSYRNHTRQRITFAYLSITPAILGVLLFTVAPLLYCLYLSFTKWDIFHAEQWIGFGNYHKIFTEDLFFTKSLRVTAYYSFGNVLACIVFCFIVALLLNQNIRGRAFFRSVFYLPSVIPILATSLIWYWLYDIDFGVINHILGWFGIPKQMWVSSPGTVIPSIIIMSVWASGNIIVIFLAGLQDVPRHLLEAVEIDGGGWWSKLRSVTIPLMSPVIFYNIILAFVNSVTTFTQTYTLGTQGGGPNDSALFYAFLIYREAFKHMNMGYACALAMVLFVIVSVLTLLLFRVSRFWVHYEGGRD
- a CDS encoding ABC transporter substrate-binding protein; its protein translation is MGSVSRYGKPASLIFLTAALLVGCSSNSNSNSSSNSNANANKAANQNAAAKDDADTSANTSSKADTSKEKVTLTYTDWANSEEAKSYRKVLDKFEELHPNIKIDYQNIPYNDYGAKLTAMAASDTLPDIGNLLEADALKWNESGKLLDLTPFYENGSVTPKIESNKFVSPDGKLLGYSIANEIILLHYNKQLFDDVHLEYPPAETEKAWTWDQMLEVARKLTLDKNGKHPDETGFDKDNIVQYGIQVSTSADFFWTPFAISNGGGEVTQDGKELLLDKPETIEAIQKVADLALKEHVAPLPAQAANLGDVGQRLLTKKVAMVTSGQWELVNINPQLSQGLKNGIGVLPIFKKPATTNTGTPVVIFNTTKHKDEVIELYKYIMDPNNSQANFDSGVWMPTEANWYTDDALIKKWTASPVHPPEYRTAVIDYALKATYPTPWFFLPTYSRIGEVLNPGLDPVWLGTKTAQQAIDEMMPKIQAIFDSGKAIE
- a CDS encoding GntR family transcriptional regulator — protein: MSGESGSKPMYERIFEELRDQIIERKYGVGDRVPSEKELGDEHGVSRITSKKALEMLATEGYIIRQAGRGSFVAEPQQKPHAKAASGTGQQGQSRHPGGKLLIGLVITDFADSYGTALIYGMEEASRANDSYLVLRRSFGSPEYEEQAIQGLLELGVDGLIIFPAQGEYFNAEILKLAITKFPFVLIDRHLKGISAGSISTDNVKAAIEGTNYLFGLGHKSIAFLTPPPMDTTAIEERIEGFIQAHAEGGIIVDRELWMEDITSSLPQGNAEDNRVRDVEKIASHLREHPQITAIFATEYNIAQLAQRAANELGLKVPEDLSIICFDSPEINGAFPLTHMKQNQLEMGRVAFENVLKLRAGETLPNKTLLDATLMLGKSTGPMRLREPK
- a CDS encoding YcxB family protein; translated protein: MNEEMLFKGVYTLSLKEYRAFTLYHQRNQLRFYPVFIFLVFSVTVLFSGGHISDWAYFVPIGVGVAVAVSLLSYLSVIFRTHRVYKSNKIIQKDQTIELSERGLHLTSVNSTSWIEWTDVYKAVESKSQYLIYISKNQAVVVPKEKVDHIKLSAVLQTFMDAKKLRIS
- a CDS encoding LacI family DNA-binding transcriptional regulator, which codes for MTRIGIKEIAAKADVSTATVSYVLNGTRNVKHKTRERVLRVIEELNYKPNDIAKSLKSRRTNTIGVIAEDVTVFNVPEIIDGINDFADRHDMHILLTNLRLHKRIGHNFDQLDDYRKYAENAVNELLSKQVEGIIYIGAHPRDLTGLIDTAGKPIIYTYCYTQNDPSIQYNDEQASFEAMSHLASQGHTRIAIISGIMNSLPSRLRFNGYYKAITEFQLPFDPQLIKLGDWEAESGYRLTQELLALDERPTAIVAMNDVMAVGVLRAASEAGVTIPHDLSVVGFDNREFSSYLIPQITTMDLPLHEMGFQAMDSLMCIIRGETPDPANHLPACKLIERDSVAPPARVM